One genomic window of bacterium includes the following:
- a CDS encoding ZIP family metal transporter — protein sequence MGGIQVTPVLLVFFYGAITALATGLGALPFLFVRQVSYRMVAFANASAAGLMLGASFGLILEGTGHGATQTLIGGAAGVLFISIAHHFLHDLDVGFGKLRGAGARQIVLIIAVMTVHSFSEGVAVGVAFGGGQRLAALITIAIAVHNIPEGLAISAVMRPKGSSVLSCALWSVFSSLPQPLMAVPAFLFVEAFRPVLPYGLGFAAGAMVFMVFLELLPEAYEKASRPAVGLIVSLTLGLMILFQRYI from the coding sequence ATAGGGGGCATTCAGGTGACACCGGTTCTTCTGGTCTTTTTCTACGGCGCGATCACCGCCCTGGCCACCGGCCTGGGGGCGCTGCCCTTCCTTTTCGTCCGGCAGGTCTCCTACCGGATGGTCGCCTTCGCGAACGCATCGGCGGCGGGGCTGATGCTGGGCGCGAGCTTCGGCCTCATCCTCGAGGGGACGGGCCACGGCGCGACGCAGACGCTCATCGGGGGCGCGGCGGGGGTTTTGTTCATCTCCATCGCCCACCACTTCCTCCACGATCTGGACGTGGGATTCGGGAAGCTCCGCGGCGCGGGCGCCCGCCAGATCGTCCTCATCATCGCGGTGATGACGGTACATTCGTTTTCCGAGGGGGTGGCGGTCGGAGTGGCCTTCGGCGGCGGGCAGCGGCTGGCGGCCCTCATCACCATCGCCATCGCCGTCCACAACATCCCCGAGGGGCTGGCGATCAGCGCGGTGATGCGCCCGAAAGGATCTTCCGTTCTCTCGTGCGCCCTCTGGAGCGTTTTTTCCTCACTGCCCCAGCCCCTCATGGCAGTGCCCGCCTTTTTGTTCGTCGAGGCGTTCCGGCCCGTGCTGCCCTACGGCCTGGGCTTCGCCGCGGGCGCGATGGTCTTCATGGTCTTTCTCGAGCTTTTGCCCGAGGCCTACGAAAAGGCGAGCCGCCCCGCCGTCGGCCTCATCGTCAGCCTGACGCTCGGGCTCATGATCCTCTTTCAGCGCTACATCTGA
- the msrA gene encoding peptide-methionine (S)-S-oxide reductase MsrA produces the protein MEQAIFGAGCFWGVEAAFRKVEGVSRTAVGYSGGIADDPNYKQVCSGATGHAEAVLVEFEPEQVGYEDLLEIFWGLHDPTQFNRQGPDVGTQYRSAIFYLSPEQQKAASASKKALEESGRFSRPIVTEITPASEFWMAEDYHQQYFEKMGVFH, from the coding sequence ATGGAGCAGGCCATTTTTGGAGCGGGTTGTTTCTGGGGGGTGGAAGCGGCCTTCCGCAAGGTGGAGGGCGTATCCAGGACGGCGGTGGGCTACTCGGGCGGTATCGCCGATGACCCCAACTACAAGCAGGTCTGCTCGGGCGCGACGGGACACGCCGAGGCGGTCCTGGTGGAGTTCGAGCCGGAGCAGGTGGGCTACGAGGATCTCCTGGAAATCTTCTGGGGCCTGCACGATCCGACCCAGTTCAACCGCCAGGGTCCCGACGTCGGCACCCAGTACCGCTCGGCGATCTTCTATCTCTCGCCCGAACAGCAAAAGGCGGCGAGCGCATCGAAGAAAGCGCTGGAGGAGTCCGGCCGCTTTTCACGCCCCATCGTTACGGAGATTACGCCCGCCTCTGAATTTTGGATGGCGGAGGACTATCACCAGCAGTACTTTGAGAAGATGGGGGTGTTTCACTAG
- a CDS encoding ZIP family metal transporter, translated as MASPPDAVLTVLLYSSLAALVAAAGVLPFAVRAQVPMRWLGCAYALASGFMLGAAYILMAEGLRSMATLPTILGAGLGVGYTFWMHSYSGTGEIETLPDEAVGAIEGYKLILLSALHSASEGVAIGVGMAVSLRLGIFLALALAVHNIAEAMGLTAALRLRRVSLKESAGLCIISDVPMVMMAIVAYAIVAAAPFLLPWVLGLSAGALMYLVLTELLPASYHQAGSGRVAVLVSLSAGGIVMAEGLLGMLVR; from the coding sequence TTGGCGAGTCCTCCTGATGCCGTTTTGACCGTTCTTCTCTATTCCTCACTGGCCGCCCTCGTGGCGGCGGCGGGCGTGCTTCCGTTCGCGGTCCGGGCCCAGGTGCCCATGCGCTGGCTCGGGTGCGCCTATGCGCTGGCCTCGGGCTTCATGCTGGGGGCCGCCTATATCCTCATGGCCGAGGGTCTCCGCTCGATGGCCACCCTGCCCACGATTCTGGGCGCCGGCCTGGGGGTGGGCTACACCTTCTGGATGCACTCCTACTCGGGGACGGGGGAGATCGAGACGCTGCCGGATGAAGCCGTAGGCGCCATCGAGGGCTACAAGCTGATACTTCTCTCCGCGCTTCACTCGGCCTCCGAGGGCGTGGCCATCGGGGTGGGCATGGCGGTGAGCCTGCGGCTGGGGATTTTCCTGGCCCTCGCCCTCGCGGTGCACAACATCGCCGAGGCGATGGGGTTGACGGCGGCCCTGCGGCTGCGCCGCGTATCGCTCAAGGAATCGGCGGGCCTTTGCATCATTTCCGATGTGCCGATGGTGATGATGGCGATCGTCGCCTATGCGATCGTCGCGGCGGCCCCGTTTTTGCTTCCCTGGGTGCTCGGCCTCTCGGCCGGCGCCCTGATGTACCTCGTCCTGACGGAGCTGCTTCCCGCCAGCTACCACCAGGCGGGGAGCGGGCGCGTCGCCGTGCTGGTGAGCCTCTCGGCGGGCGGCATCGTCATGGCGGAAGGTTTGCTGGGCATGCTGGTTCGATAG